CCTTGGCGAGCGGCAGCACCCGCCCTGAGTTTCCTGGCGCGCCCTGCGGGGCTCCCTCGCTTCGCTCGCTCACTCCTCGTGCCAGCGCGCTGTTCTTGAGCAGCACCTGAGATTTGGCGACCGCCGTCCGGGCGAGAGCCCGGTGCGCGTCGCTGCCGACGGTCGCGGCGAGGGACCGGTCGGTCAGCGGCTTCTCGAAGAGGCCCAGCTCGAACTTCTTGGTGAGGATGCGCCGGTTGGCGTCGTCGATGCGCTCCTGGGTGACCCGGCCCGCGCGGACCTCCTCGCGGAGCAGCTCGATGAAGTCGGCCCAGTGGTCCGGGACCATCGCCATGTCGACGCCCGCGTTGACCGCCGCCCGGACGTCCTCGGCGGAGAGCCGGTCGGCGCCGTCGATCTGGTCGATGCCGTTCCAGTCGGAGACGACGAAGCCGGTGAAGCCGAGCTCGCCCTTGAGCAGGTCGGTGATGAGGTATTTGCTGCCGTGCACCTTGTCGCCGTTGAAGCTGGAGTAGGAGACCATCACCGAGCCGACGCCCCGCTTGATCGCGGCCTGGTAGGGCGGGAGGTGGACCGCCCGCAGCTCGGCGTCGCTGATCTTCGTGTCGCCCTGGTCCTTGCCGCCGCTGGTGCCGCCGTCGCCGAGGAAGTGCTTGGCGGTGGCGAGGATCGAGGCCGGTCCGCCCAGCTGCTCGCCCTGCAGGCCGGTGATGACGGTCGTCATGGCGCTGGCGATCTCGGGCCGCTCGCCGAAGGACTCGTAGGTACGCCCCCAGCGGTCGTCGCGGGCGACGCAGAGGCAGGGTGCGAAGGTCCAGTGCGCGCCGGTCCCGGCGACCTCCTCGGCGGTGGCCCGGCCGATCTGCTGCACCAGGGCCGGATCGCGGGTGGCGCCGAGCCCGATGTTGTGCGGGAAGACGGTCGCACCGGAGACGTTGTTGTGCCCGTGCACGGCGTCCACGCCGTAGAGCATCGGTATGCCGAGCGGGGTGGCGAGCGCGGCCCGCTGGAACGCGTCGACCATCTCCGTCCAGCCCTCGGCGTTGTTGGGCCGGGGCGTGGAGCCGCCGCCGGACAGGATCGAGCCCAACCGGTACTGCGTGATGTCGTCGGTCGTCGCGGACTTGCGCTCGGCCTGCGTCATCTGGCCCAGCTTGTCGTCGAGGGTCATCCGTCCCATCAGGTCGGCGACCCGCTCGGCGACCGGGCGGGCCTTTTCGCGGTAGGGCGCGTCGGCCGGTGCGGCCTGCGTCGCCGTGGGCGGCGACGGCGGCGCGTCACAGGAGCCGGCGGCGGTCAGCAGGACGACCCCGATGGCGACGAGCCCGCTGCGCAGGCGGTGGGACGAGAGGGAGGCGGGCATGCTGCGCAGACTACGTCCGCCGGGAGAGCGCTCCAACACCGTCTCGCGGAGCGAGACCTCCCGTCGGGCCGTGTCGCAGGTCAGCCGCGGATCACGCGGACGACGAAGTCCGCCGCGTTGCGCGCCGCCAGCGCCTGGACGTCGTCGGTCTTGCCCGCTCCCCAGTCCGAGATGCCCTTGATCAGGATCCACTCCACGGGATGGTGGCGTACCGCGAAATACACGCCCGCGCCCTCCATCTCGCCGCCCTCCGCGTCGGGCTCCAGCCGGATCAGCTCGTCGCGGGCCGCGACGGAGTTGAGCAGCACGTTCTCGGAGAGCATCAGTCCGAAGTGGACTCCGCACCGGGTCCAGCCGACGGCGGCGCTCCGGCAGCGGTTGATCAGGAGGTCTGACAGCGTCACCCGGTCGCCCCGGAGGATGTCCCCGGTGTCGGTCTTCTTGCGGTAGCCCATGTCCCGCAGCCGCGTACCCACGATGACATCGCCGAGCCGCTGCCCTCGTTGCTCCCGCAGGCCGTAGCAGATCCCGGTGAGGAACACCGATACGGGCTTGAAGTGGCCGATGAGGTTGGCCGAGGCGTCCCGCATCGCGGCGGTGCCGCTCGTGCCCTGCTCGCTCAGCGCCAGCATGATCTCGGTCCGCCCGATCGTGCCGAGATAATACGCCGAGTGCGCGCCGACCGGCTGCACGACGGGCGCGACCTCGTCGTCGAGCGCGGCGCGGACCGCCTGCACGACGGCGTCGAACTCCACCGTCGCCGCGGTCAGGATGAGGATCCGGTCACGCCGCGTCTGCGCCTCGATCTCCGTGAGCAGCGCCTCGATCGCCTCCCGGCGAAGCCGCAGGAACCGCCGGACCGCCACGAAGACGAAACCGTAGAGGGCGACGCCGACCATGATGTAGACGGCGCCGGCGATCTGAGCGGCGCGCGAGGACGCCACGACGCCGTCCGCCTGGCCGACGACCGACATCCGCCGCAGGAGGAACATCAGGGCCGCGCCGTAGGTCGCCGGATGCCCGGCGCAGGACGTGCCGCAGGCGGCGCTCTCCTCGTCGGCGACGACATCGGCCGTGACGGCGGCGAACACCAGCGTCATGCCCACGATGGCGGAGACCCACCCGGTGGGGGGATGCAGGTCGCCCCGGACCGGTTTCGCCCCGGCCGGACCGTGCTCGTCGAGGATGAACAGCTCGGGATCCATGCCCTGGAGCCGGCTGGTGCGGCGGTCGGCGGCCAGCTCCGCCTGCGCCCGGGTGCTGGTGCAGGCCGACATCGGGCACAGGATCACCTGTCCCGCGCCGGTCAGCGTACGGACCTGGCGCAGCGCGCCGCGCAGCACGGCGTCGACGTGGCCTGGCTCGGTGACGTGGCAGAGCGACAGGGACCAGTTGTGGTTGAGGTAGGGGTCCCGGGCGAGCTCGATCGCCCGGGGCGTGAACCCGTCGACGTTTCGCCACATCCAGACGGCCGCCCGAACTCCCATCAGGAGCATCAGCCCCAGCAGGTAGAGCATGATCAGCAGGGCGAGCGACAGGATGAGCACGAGTCCGAGCTCCGGTGCCGCCGCCAGCCTCGTCCCGATGACGACCGGCACGAAGAGCAGGAGCAGGCCGAGCGCGATCGACCAGGCGGGCACCAGCTCCCACCCGCCGTCGAGCAGCCGCATCGCCCGGGTGGCGCGGGGCGGCGGCGCGTCCTTCGAGAGCCAGGGCCGTTCGAGGACGGCGAACTCCTCGGGCGAGTGCCACACCAGGCGGTTCTCGCGCGCGGCGAGGCGGATCGCCATCGCCAGCGGCAACCGTGATCGGAAGACGCCGGTCAGGCCGCGCGGGCGGATCGTACCGATGGCCTGGCGGGAGAGTTCCGCACCGCGGACCGCGCGGGCTGCCGCCCGGCACTGGGCGGGGGTGGGCATGGAGCCGCGCGGGGATTCGGGCACTCGAACATACTGACGCATCTGAGTACGTGAGCGCTGCCGGACCGGCCGACCGTCGCGGGCTAGCGGCGTCGGCGCAGGGTCCAGACGACGGTCATCTCGGCGGTGACGGTGCCGTCGGCGGTGGTGATGGCGATGTGGACGGGAAACTCGGGCCGGGTGCCCGCGGCGAGGTCGGCGGCGACGTCCGCGACCGGCCGGCCCAGCGTCGCCGTCGCGCGGACGGGGCCCATCGCCAGCTTCTTGTACGCGATGTCCGCCCGCACCGCCAGCGGCAGGTTGTCGGTGAGGTGGTCGGCGAAGGCGGCGAGCACGATCGCACCGGACGCGGTCTCGCCGAGGCTGAACATCGCGCCCGCGTGCGGTCCGCCGACGTGGTTGTGCACCCTCGGGTCGTCGGGCAGCTCCGCGACGACCCGGATGCCCGCACCGTCGGCGCTCACCTCGACGAAGGTGGCACCGATGGTGCGGGCGAAGGGAACCGCCTGGAGCAGCCCGTCGGCGACGGCTTTCGCGTCGATACTCATGCCACTAAGTTACCGACTGGTAATCTCGGGTGGCAAGCGGGTCAGTCGCCCCGTTTCGCGGTCGCCGTCGCGATGCCGACGATCCAGCCCGCGAAGAGTCCGTAGGCGGATCCCGCCCCGGCGACCTGGAAGGCGCCGACCAGGGACGGATCGGCGACGATGAAGGCGGTGATGAAGGCGGCGAGGGCCGAGGCGAAGACCAGGGCGGCCCAGCCGAGGAAGAAGCCGCCGGCGCCGCCGACGACCGACTTGGTGACGACGCCGAGGATCACCGCGACGATCAGGATGAGCAGCAGGGCGCGCAGATCGTCGGCGATGAGCCGGCGCATCGCGCCGCTGGAGTCGTCGACGGGGCCGAGGGCCCAGCGTGGCCATGCGAGAACCCGGAGGAACCAGCCCCAGGCGCTGTTGCCCGAGGTGTGGTTGCCAACCCATTCGACAAACGCCTGGTTGCCGAAGATGAGGACGAGCGCCGTCGTCGCGACGATGCCTGCGCCCGTGACAGTGCGGGTCTTTGCCATGCCCACAAGCTACGCTCGACACTGACTCTCGTCGATTCGAGACGTGGTCGTTACCGGACGCCGATCGGCCGATGATCAAAGGCCCCAATCGGTGATGATCTCCTCAGTGTGCTCGCCCGGCACGGCCGGCGGGCGGCTCAGCGACCCCGGTGTCCGGGAGAAGCGCGGTGCCGGTGCGGGCTGGCGGACGCCGTCGCGGTCGGCGTAGGTGGCCCGCGCGGCGAGGTGCTCCTCGTCCGGCGCGGCGCTCATCGGCAGCACCGGCGCCACACAGCCGTCGGAGCCGGCGAACGTCTCCGTCCAGTGTGCTCGCGTACCCGTCAGGAAAGCCGCACCGAGGCGGGCCCGCAGCTGCGGCCACCGCTCGCGGTCATACTGGTCGTGGTCCTCCTCGGGCAGGCCGAGGCCGGTGAGCAGGCGGGTGAAGAAGGCCGGCTCCAGCGCGGCGACCGCGACATGCTCCCCGTCGGCGGTGGGGTAGACGTCGTAGAAGGGCGCGCCGCCGTCGAGCAGGTTGACGCCGCGCTCGTCGGTCCAGGCGCCACCCGCCGAGAGACCCCAGATCATCGTGGTGAGGTGCGCGGTGCCGTCGACGATCGCCGCGTCGACGACCTGCCCCTGCCCGCTCGTGCGCGACTCCCACAGCGCGGCGAGCAGCCCCGCGACCAGGTACATCGCGCCGCCCGCGAAGTCGCCGACAAGGTTGAGCGGGATCTGCGGCGGCCCGCCCGCCCGGCCGATCGCGTGCAGCACACCCGTCGTGGCGAGATAGGTGAGGTCGTGCCCCGCGGTGCGGGCCCGGGGACCGGACTGCCCCCAGCCGGTCATCCGGCCGTAGACCAGGCGCGGGTTGCGGGCGAGGCACTCGTCGGGACCGACGCCGAGGCGCTCGGCGACACCCGGCCGGAACCCCTCGAACGCCACGTCGGCGCGCCCGGCCAGCCGCAGCACCAGCTCCACCCCGGCCGGATCCTTCAGGTCGGCGGTGATCGAGCGCTTGCCCCGATTGAGCAGGTCGAGCCGGTAGTCCACCGCGGTGATGCCGCCACCGGGCCGGTCCACCCGCACCACGTCGGCGCCGAGGTCGGCGAGGAACATGCCGCAGAACGGACCCGGTCCGATCCCGGCGATCTCCACCACCCGCAGGCCGCGCAGCGGCCCCGTGTTGCTGCTCATCCGCCGACGGTAACGCCAGACCGGGCGGGCCACCGTGGTGGCCCGCCCGGTTCATGACGCGGGGACGTGCACTACGGCTTTGCGTTCACCGCAGGCATGCCGTTCGCGGGAGTGTCCAACTCGGCCCGTCGCTCGGCGAGCTTCTCGCCGAGCTTCGAGTGGCTCAGCTTCTCGTTGAGCGTGTTGCGGCCGTCGGCGTAGAGCTTGGATGCCTCAGCCTGCACGATCCCGATCGCATCCTGCACCACCGGGTCGTCCTTGACCTTGCGCACAGTCTGCGCGAGCTGGTCGAACTTCTCCCGGCCCGCTCGTGTACCGAGCACATAACCGGCGGCGAGACCGCCCAGGAACCACAGTTTGCCAGACATGTTTCGCACCTTTCTGTTGTCGGCTTGAGGGGCTCATACCCCTCCCCGGAGCGCGCCAACCGCACATGGCCGGACTTTGCCGAGGGGATCGTCTACGGTGCGTCAGTGAGCGCAACCAACACCACTGTCTACTCCGACTACACGGCCTCGCTGGCACGCAAGCGCGTCGCCGCCGGAGTGCTCTTCTTCGACGACGATGAGCGGGTGTTGCTGGTCGAGCCCACATACAAGGTCAGCTTCGAGATCCCCGGCGGCTCCGTCGAGGCGGGGGAGTCGCCCTACCAGGCCGCTGTCCGCGAGGTCTACGAGGAACTCGCCCTCGTCACGTCGCCGGGACGGCTGCTGGTGATCGACTGGGTGCCGCCGGCGGACCGGCGTACCGAGGGGCTGATGTTCGTCTACGACGGCGGCCTGCTCACCCCGGACCAGGTGGCGACCATGGTGGTGCCCCTGGTCGAGCTGCGCGGCTATGTCTTCGCCACGGCGGAGGAGGTGGGCCGGCTCCTGTCGCCGCTGCTCGCCCGCCGGGTCCACGCCGCGATCGCCGCCCGGACCACCGGCACGGTCGCCTATCTGGAGGACGGCCACGTCATCGTCTGAGGCAGCGGCTCCGGAGGTCAGGGCGCCGTCAGCCTGGACGCCGTGTCGATCGCACCGATGATCAAGCCCCCCACGATGGTGGCGAGTACCAACGCCATGAGCGACCGGCCGACGATCCGCTGGGCCCGGCTTCGCTCCGGCTTGGCGAGTCCCTCGGCGATCTGCTGATAGGCGGTGAGGGTGCCGAGCGGTGACAACGGCACGACCTCCTCGACCTGCGGCGCGGGCGCCCGGTCGGTCGCGGGCCGGACGACCGAGGTCGGCAGGATCCGGCCGGGGAGCTGCCGGAACCGGTCGGGGCCGGCGTCGGGGTCAGGCGTCATCGGGTCACCATCGACCACCGCCCGACCTTGATCAATCAGCCGCTCGGCCGCGAATGCGCAGCACCTCGTCGATCGTGTCCGCCTCGTCGGCCCGCTTGTCGTCGCGGTAGCGCAGCACCCGGGCGAAGCGCAGCGCCACCCCGCCCGGGTAGCGCGGGCTCGTCTGCACCCCGTCGAACGCGATCTCGACCACCTGCTCAGGCCGCACCGTCACCACCCACTCGTCCCGGTCGGTCGCGAGCTCGAGGAAGCGCGCGGTCTGCCAGCGCAGCGTCTCATCGGTGAGGCCCTTGAAGGTCTTGCCGAGCATGACGAACCCGCCCGTCCTCGGGTCGCGGGCACCGAGGTGCAGGTTGGACAGCAGCCCCTGGCGGCGGCCGTGGCCCCACTCGACGGCGAGCACGACGAGGTCGAGCGTGTGCCGCGGCTTGACCTTGACCCAGGCACCGCCGCGCCGCCCCACGTCGTAGGGCGCGTCGGCGGCCTTGATGACCACGCCCTCCTGCCCGGACCGCAGCGCCGCGTCGAAAGCCGCCTGCGCCTGCTCGGGTGTCGAGACGGACTGCCGCCCGACCAGCATCTCCGCCGGAAGGTGCTCGGCGAGCGCCGCCCAGCGCTCATGCCCGGGGCTGTCGAGCAGGTCGGTGCCGTCGAGGTGCAGCAGGTCGAAGAAGTAGGGGAACAGGCCGCCACGACCGTGGCTCGCCGCCTGGCGGGCCGTCTCCTGGAAGGGCAGCGGCCGACCCGCGGTGTCGAGGCCGAGCGCCTCGCCATCGAGCACGAACGTGCTGCCGGGCAGCGTGCGGACCGCCGCCACCACCTCGGGCAGCCGGGCGGTGATGTCGTCGAGGCTGCGGCTGAAGACGGCGATCTCGTCACCGGCGCGGTGCACCTGGATGCGGATGCCGTCGAGCTTGGCGTCGACGACGGCCGGGACGCCGGTGATGCCGAGCGCCTCGGTCACGTCGGCGGCGGGCTGGGCGAGCATCGGTGCCAGCGGCCGGCCGACCTGGAGTGCGAAGGTGCCCAGGATCGCCGCGCCGCCGGTGAGCGCCGCCGCCGCCACGACGGAGAGGTCGCCGGAGAGCAGCAGCGAGCGCCGGACCAGCGCGGCGTCCACGGCGGCCGCCTCGGCGACGGCGTCGGCGAGGATCCCGGCGAGCGCGCCCTGGCGGACCTCGCCCGTGAAGAGCCCGCGCAGCAGCGCCTGCTCGGGCGCGGTCGCGGCGGCGAGGAGCCGGTGCAGCTCGTCACGGCGCCGGGCCTGGGATCCGGTGCCCGCGATGGCGGCGATCCGGTCGATCGCGGCGTGGACCTCGGCGACGGAGAGGGTCGGGACAGCGGCCGGTGGCGGCGGCTGTTGCAGGCTCGCCCAGCCGACACCGGTGGAGCGCTGCCGCAGCTCCCCGGCGAGGTAGGCCGCGCCGGGCTCGATCTCGTCGGGCGCCAGGCCGCGCAGGGCGGCGGCGATCAGCTCGATCTTGGCCTTGCGGCCGGATGTCGCCGCGACCGCTGCGGATGTCGCCGCCACCTCTGCGAAGAGCACCGACCCATCCTCGCACCGCCCACCGACACCGGCGACCGGTTCCGCCTCCGTCGCACCAGACCTGGCCGCCGGGCCGGCCTGATCCGCCGAGCGCGACCGACCGCCAGCCACGATCGCCGCAACTCTTCAAGAGTTGGTCCCACGGCCCGTCGACGTGCCCGTCGGCGTCCCGCCGCGCCGGCCCGTCGTACGCGGCCTCCGGTCACGTTTTGCAGCAAAGCGTGGCCTCGCGAAGCGAGAAGGCCACGCTTTGCTGCAAAACGTGACCGGAGCGGGGTGAGCGGGCTCCGAGGTGCGTGATCTATGCTCCCCGCGTCATAGCGATCTGGGAGCGCTCCCCAGCGTTCCTCGGCGCCGTCCGGCGAAGGGTGATGGGCATGTGGCGGATCCTGCTGCGCACCGTGCGCGCGCACCCGGGGCAGCTCGCGGTGCTCGGCCTGCTCGGTGCGCTGCTCGCGGTGGTCGCGGCGGCGGCTCCGGCGTACACCCGGCTCGCCACCGCCGATCTGCGGTCCGCCCAGCTCAGCGGTGCCCTGCCGCTGGAGCGGGTGGTCAGCGTCCGGGGTTCCGTGCCGGTCACGCCGACCGGTGACGGCGGGCGCGTCGAGCGGCTGCAGCGCCGGATCGAGACGGCGGCCGAGGGCACCGGGCTCACCCTCGTGCTCACCCGCGAGCTCTCCGTCCACCTGGGAGCACCGACGGCGGCCGAGACGGACAGAGGCCTGGTCACCGCATTGATCAGCCGCGAGGGCGCCTGCGCCCGTGTCGTCCTCAGTGGAGCGTGCCCGGCCGGGCCGGGGCAGGTCGCGCTCGGTGCGGCCACCGCCGGTGCCCTCGGGCTGCGGATCGGCGACACGGTGCACGCGAGCGTGTCGACGGGGGTCGGACCTCGGGAGCACGCGCTGCGGATCACGGCGACCTACACGGCCCGGCCCGGTGCGGAGGCCTACTGGGCGAGCCGGCCCGACCTCGCCGACGATCCCCGGCGGCTCGATCCACCGGCGCTGACGGATGCGGCGACCTTCGCCGTCCTCGCCACGTCGGGTACGGACTTCGGCGCCGCGGAGTCCGCCGACGACCAGGAGCCGACCACCTCGACCACGGTCACCGCCGACCTGCTCGCCCTCGACCCGGCGGCACTCCCGGCCGACCTCACCGCCGTCGCGACCCGGGCCGAGGAACTGCGCTCCACCCCGCCCGACGGCTTCACCACCATCACCCGCCTGCCCGACCTGCTCCACCGGGTCACCGAGAACCAGCATGCCCTCGTCGCCGGGCTCACCGCCACCGCCGGGGAACTGCTCCTGATCGGCGCCTTCGTGCTGCTGGTGGCGGCCCGGTCGGCATCGGCACAGCGGCTGCCGCGCACCACCCTGGCGCTGCTGCGGGGCGCGCCGCCCTTCTCCCGCTGGTGGTTCGCCGCCGCCGGGCCGGTCCTGGCGACCATGCTCGCCGCCGCGGCCGGTGCGCTCGCCGGGAGGGCGCTGGTACGGGCACCGGTCACCCCGGTCGACCTCGCCGTCGCCGGTGCCGCCGTCCTCCTGCCCGCCATCGCCGTGGGGGTGGTGGAGGCGCATGCCCTGCGTACGCCGATCCTCAACGCCCTGCGCGCCACCCGCTCGGCCCGCAGCGGACGTGCCCTGCAACCCCTCGACGGCATCGTCGCCGCCGGTGCCGCCGTGATGATCTACCAGCTCGCGGTCGGGGTGCCGGACCGGGGCATCACCCCGCTCGCCCCCGGCCTGCTGCTGCTCGCCTTCGCGCTGCTCCTGGGCCGCCTGCTCACCACCGCGACCGTCGGCATCGGCGGCCACCAGCTCCGCCGGGGCGCCCTCGCACCGGGCCTCGCCGCCGCCCAGCTCGCCCGGGGCTCGGTGGCGCCCCGGCTACTCGCCCTGCTCATCGTCGCGGTCGCCCTCTTCGCCACCGCCGCCTCGGGCTACCGCACCACGTCGGCGGCGCTCCTCGACCGGGCCCGGCTGGAGCTCGGCGCCGACCGGGTCCTCGTCGTCACCGGCATGCCCTACACGGCGGTGCGGGACGCGGTGCGCGCCGCCGACCCGCAGGGGCGCTACGCGATGGCCGCGACCCGGGACACGATCGGCGCCCACGCCGTGCTCGCCGTCGACAGCGCGCGCCTCGCCGCCGTCGCCGGGTGGGACGCCCCCGCCGGTCAGCCGGACGCCGCGACCGTCGCGGGCCTGCTGCGGCCGCCGGTCAACCCGGCGGTCACGGTGACCGGCACCGAGCTGCTGCTCGACGTCACCGTCACCGAGCGCCTCGGCATCGCCACCCCGGTCGAGCTCCAGCTCGTGAAGGCCGACGGCACGCTGGTCCCGGTCCGGCTGCTCGTCGGGCCGGAGCCGGGCACGCGGACCTACCGGGCGGCGGTGTCCGGGTGTTCGGGCGGTTGCCGGGTCGCCTACCTGCGGTTCGAGTTCTCGCCGGACGCGCTGCGGATCGAGCGGATCGCCCAGTCCGGCCCCGAACAGGTCCTCCTCGACGGCGCCGCCCTCGCCTCGCCGGGCCGCTGGCGGTCGGGCTTCACCACGGCGCCCGGCGAGATCACGGTGCGCCACGGCACCGGGTGGTTGAGCGCCACCTACGTACCCGACGATCCCCGGCACATCAGCACCGATCTGCGGGTGCTGCTCGCCGACGCACCCGTGCCGCTGCCCATCGTCGCCGCCGGGCGGCCCTCGATCGCCCAGACCGACGAGGTGACCGATCTGCCCGTCCTCGCCATCGACGACCGGCCGGTCCACGTCGTCGCCACCACGCCCGGCCTGCCCGGTGCCGGAGCCGACGGATACCTGATGGACTACGAGTACGCCGACCGCCTCGCCGCCGAACCGCTCGGCCGGGCGGGCACCGAGGTCTGGACCACCGCCGACACCCCGCCGCAGATCCTCGCCGACCTGCGCGAACGGCTGACCGTGCTGCGGGAGGAGACCGTCGCCGACCGGGCCGACCGGATGCTGCGCGACGGCCCCGGGCGGGCTGCCCTGCTGCGGCTGGCGGCGACCGGGCTCGGTCTGCTGCTCGCCGCCGGCGGGCTGCTCATCACCGCCGTCGCCGAGCACCGCCGCTGGGTCCGCGAGCTGCTAGCCCTGCGGGTGCAGGGGGTGAGCGGCAGGGTCGCCCACCGCAGCGTGCACCTCTACTACGCGCTGCTCACCGGCACGGCGGTGCTCGCCGGGGTGGCGCTGGCGATCGCGGCCGCACCGCAGGCACGGCGGACCGCGCCCGTCTTCGTGGACGCGTGGAGCGCCACCGGCGTACCCGTCGGAAGCGGCGTGTGGGGCGCGCTGGCCGCCGCCGCCGTCGCGGCCGTGCTGCTCGCGGGCCTCGCGGGGCTGGTGGCGAGAGCCCATCTCCGCCGGTTGGCCACGGCGACGGCGGGTGTCCGATGAGGCTGGTCCGGGCGATGCTGCGGCAGCGGCGGGGCGCCGCGCTGACGATGCTCGTCCTCGCCGCGATCGCGACCCTGGGCGCCGTCGCCGGGCCGCTCTACCGCGACGCCGCGGCGTCGGCCGCCACGACCGCCGAGGTCGCCCAGGCGACGCCGGTGGAGCGGGTGATCAGCCGGACCAGGATCGTCGAGGTGACGCGCTCGTTCGGCCCGGCCAAGCGGTTCAGCGACGACCTGGAACCGCTGCTGCCCTACCGCAAGGGGTTCGAGACCGTCGGCGGGCTGCAGATCGCCGGGCGGGTCACCGGCGCGAACACCCAGGCGTCGGCGTGGCTCGTCTACCGGGGCAACGTCTGCGCGCACATCGTCGTCGTCGCCGGGCGCTGCGTCGCGGGTGCCGGTGAGGCGGTCCTGCCGGTCTCGGTCGGGCACGACCTGGGCCTCGGCGTCGGCAGCGTCGCCGGATTCGAGGCCGGGCTCGTCACCAGGTCCGGCTTCAGCAGCGAGGGCGAGCCGGTCGCCGTCACCGTCGTCGGCCTCTACGAGCTGGGCGACGTCGCCGGAGCCTACGGCGCGGGCCGCTACACCGGCGACGACCCGGCCGAGGGCGCACCGGTCTTCGCCACGCGCGAGACCGTCATGGGCACACCCTTCGAGGACGCCGTCCTCATCACCGACTTCATCGCCGGCCCCGAGGCCTTCACCGACCTGGGCGCGCTGCGCACCCTCGTCACGGACGAGCGTGACACGGGCGACCAGGAGGGGTACGCCGTCAGCGGCGACCTCGACCGCCTCGCCGACCGCATCGACGCCAGTCACGCCGTGCTCGGGATCGCCATCCAGGTCGC
This portion of the Allocatelliglobosispora scoriae genome encodes:
- a CDS encoding glycoside hydrolase family 3 protein; its protein translation is MPASLSSHRLRSGLVAIGVVLLTAAGSCDAPPSPPTATQAAPADAPYREKARPVAERVADLMGRMTLDDKLGQMTQAERKSATTDDITQYRLGSILSGGGSTPRPNNAEGWTEMVDAFQRAALATPLGIPMLYGVDAVHGHNNVSGATVFPHNIGLGATRDPALVQQIGRATAEEVAGTGAHWTFAPCLCVARDDRWGRTYESFGERPEIASAMTTVITGLQGEQLGGPASILATAKHFLGDGGTSGGKDQGDTKISDAELRAVHLPPYQAAIKRGVGSVMVSYSSFNGDKVHGSKYLITDLLKGELGFTGFVVSDWNGIDQIDGADRLSAEDVRAAVNAGVDMAMVPDHWADFIELLREEVRAGRVTQERIDDANRRILTKKFELGLFEKPLTDRSLAATVGSDAHRALARTAVAKSQVLLKNSALARGVSERSEGAPQGAPGNSGRVLPLAKAGNKIFVAGKSADNIGNQSGGWTITWQGESGETTRGTTILQGIREAVAPSSSVTYDASGNGIGKGFKVAVAVIGEKPYAEFEGDRPDGVVLDPDDLAMLSRLRASGVPIVVVLVSGRPMDVGAQLSGWDALLASWLPGTEGAGVADVLFGMVKPGGKLPVTWPRDGRQPANGGDALFPFGFGLTY
- a CDS encoding 5'-methylthioadenosine/S-adenosylhomocysteine nucleosidase family protein codes for the protein MPESPRGSMPTPAQCRAAARAVRGAELSRQAIGTIRPRGLTGVFRSRLPLAMAIRLAARENRLVWHSPEEFAVLERPWLSKDAPPPRATRAMRLLDGGWELVPAWSIALGLLLLFVPVVIGTRLAAAPELGLVLILSLALLIMLYLLGLMLLMGVRAAVWMWRNVDGFTPRAIELARDPYLNHNWSLSLCHVTEPGHVDAVLRGALRQVRTLTGAGQVILCPMSACTSTRAQAELAADRRTSRLQGMDPELFILDEHGPAGAKPVRGDLHPPTGWVSAIVGMTLVFAAVTADVVADEESAACGTSCAGHPATYGAALMFLLRRMSVVGQADGVVASSRAAQIAGAVYIMVGVALYGFVFVAVRRFLRLRREAIEALLTEIEAQTRRDRILILTAATVEFDAVVQAVRAALDDEVAPVVQPVGAHSAYYLGTIGRTEIMLALSEQGTSGTAAMRDASANLIGHFKPVSVFLTGICYGLREQRGQRLGDVIVGTRLRDMGYRKKTDTGDILRGDRVTLSDLLINRCRSAAVGWTRCGVHFGLMLSENVLLNSVAARDELIRLEPDAEGGEMEGAGVYFAVRHHPVEWILIKGISDWGAGKTDDVQALAARNAADFVVRVIRG
- a CDS encoding DUF4442 domain-containing protein; translation: MSIDAKAVADGLLQAVPFARTIGATFVEVSADGAGIRVVAELPDDPRVHNHVGGPHAGAMFSLGETASGAIVLAAFADHLTDNLPLAVRADIAYKKLAMGPVRATATLGRPVADVAADLAAGTRPEFPVHIAITTADGTVTAEMTVVWTLRRRR
- a CDS encoding CaiB/BaiF CoA transferase family protein, whose translation is MSSNTGPLRGLRVVEIAGIGPGPFCGMFLADLGADVVRVDRPGGGITAVDYRLDLLNRGKRSITADLKDPAGVELVLRLAGRADVAFEGFRPGVAERLGVGPDECLARNPRLVYGRMTGWGQSGPRARTAGHDLTYLATTGVLHAIGRAGGPPQIPLNLVGDFAGGAMYLVAGLLAALWESRTSGQGQVVDAAIVDGTAHLTTMIWGLSAGGAWTDERGVNLLDGGAPFYDVYPTADGEHVAVAALEPAFFTRLLTGLGLPEEDHDQYDRERWPQLRARLGAAFLTGTRAHWTETFAGSDGCVAPVLPMSAAPDEEHLAARATYADRDGVRQPAPAPRFSRTPGSLSRPPAVPGEHTEEIITDWGL
- a CDS encoding NUDIX domain-containing protein; the protein is MSATNTTVYSDYTASLARKRVAAGVLFFDDDERVLLVEPTYKVSFEIPGGSVEAGESPYQAAVREVYEELALVTSPGRLLVIDWVPPADRRTEGLMFVYDGGLLTPDQVATMVVPLVELRGYVFATAEEVGRLLSPLLARRVHAAIAARTTGTVAYLEDGHVIV
- a CDS encoding ATP-dependent DNA ligase; translated protein: MLFAEVAATSAAVAATSGRKAKIELIAAALRGLAPDEIEPGAAYLAGELRQRSTGVGWASLQQPPPPAAVPTLSVAEVHAAIDRIAAIAGTGSQARRRDELHRLLAAATAPEQALLRGLFTGEVRQGALAGILADAVAEAAAVDAALVRRSLLLSGDLSVVAAAALTGGAAILGTFALQVGRPLAPMLAQPAADVTEALGITGVPAVVDAKLDGIRIQVHRAGDEIAVFSRSLDDITARLPEVVAAVRTLPGSTFVLDGEALGLDTAGRPLPFQETARQAASHGRGGLFPYFFDLLHLDGTDLLDSPGHERWAALAEHLPAEMLVGRQSVSTPEQAQAAFDAALRSGQEGVVIKAADAPYDVGRRGGAWVKVKPRHTLDLVVLAVEWGHGRRQGLLSNLHLGARDPRTGGFVMLGKTFKGLTDETLRWQTARFLELATDRDEWVVTVRPEQVVEIAFDGVQTSPRYPGGVALRFARVLRYRDDKRADEADTIDEVLRIRGRAAD